A genomic window from Paenibacillus sp. FSL K6-0276 includes:
- a CDS encoding TatD family hydrolase: MPIIDIHIHLSDIDSFHQTARELSKVDYTAAGLKAEFDKNDVVLGIGMGVTEQTKGAFPDATSPNPMSLDLEDSVPPFLMECVGINPNMLTGNQALEELDRIEARLQAPEVAGIKLYAGYYHHFVHDKIYSPVYELAAKYGVPVVIHTGDTYSMNGLLKYSHPLTVDELAYQQRSVNFMICHLGDPWVMDAAEVVAKNPNVYADLSGLVVGDRPHFERFMNEPLFMDHFRRALVYSDHYEKMLFGTDWPLAPIDLYAEFVRRLVPEQHHEKVFYENAFGLFPRIKQRIAAL; encoded by the coding sequence ATGCCGATTATTGATATTCACATTCATCTATCGGACATCGATAGCTTTCATCAAACAGCTAGAGAGCTGTCCAAAGTCGATTATACTGCAGCTGGGCTCAAGGCGGAGTTTGACAAGAATGACGTCGTTCTCGGCATTGGAATGGGGGTTACGGAGCAGACGAAGGGAGCCTTTCCCGACGCCACTTCACCTAATCCGATGAGCCTTGACCTTGAAGATAGTGTTCCACCGTTCTTAATGGAATGCGTTGGTATTAATCCGAACATGCTCACAGGGAACCAAGCTCTCGAGGAGCTAGACCGAATCGAAGCGCGGCTACAAGCTCCCGAGGTAGCGGGAATTAAGCTATATGCAGGGTACTATCACCATTTCGTCCATGACAAAATCTATTCACCGGTCTATGAGTTGGCTGCCAAGTACGGCGTGCCCGTGGTCATTCATACTGGTGATACTTACTCGATGAACGGGTTGCTCAAATATTCGCATCCTCTTACCGTGGATGAATTAGCCTACCAGCAGCGAAGCGTGAACTTTATGATCTGCCACTTAGGTGATCCGTGGGTGATGGACGCTGCCGAAGTGGTGGCCAAGAATCCAAATGTCTATGCCGACTTGTCCGGCCTCGTTGTAGGCGATCGGCCCCATTTCGAACGCTTCATGAACGAACCTCTGTTCATGGATCATTTTCGCCGGGCACTGGTTTATTCGGATCATTACGAGAAAATGTTGTTCGGAACCGATTGGCCGCTCGCGCCCATTGACCTGTATGCGGAATTCGTCCGTCGACTCGTGCCTGAGCAGCACCACGAGAAAGTATTTTACGAAAATGCCTTTGGGCTGTTTCCACGCATCAAGCAGCGGATTGCGGCGCTCTAA
- a CDS encoding GNAT family N-acetyltransferase, producing MTAKTIAEQIRIIEYDPSYAGAVAEMWNRSNESWGGGTNQKTEDMVRREMELSSNLYDFLAVDGQEVVGFCSFAHYRHDEGALYVPLLNVRPDYHGYKVGRNLILNAVRKTVEAGWPRLDLFTWAGNTKAVPMYKKCGFFWEQNEDYVHLMNFIPTVLQTEALAPYLEELDWYADSTRELPIQPDGRRERGFDFFDYTWQKGELSLRAEFEKSGRGLTALDTPDYEIFTEIEDHDLVFGSTYKIRYHIKNRSASELSIEIKGQNDKNIRFGLVAAPTLAPGETVIVEGDFELDPVREEQNDKKTHPVIVSKWLIGGKRAEFRMGVAPKFPVKMKIELPTRELYPGLPAEIYLNAENNFALEAEFAFDLPEDEFLEWKDRTVRFTVPAKSKASVRVPFTLRSYGLYSRDVEVTAIPSGKKAVSFTSKLSILMKGTHGRYGGENGDQWVAVNGAFSLHMGKIDNAMWIEYPGSSHNFWWTYPKLGKPFAEEFSKKQAKEVNIYSEGESQVLRALYESEEFPGLEITTVAKLFANGIAEFHHEISNTSSNALEENMYVLTNFGFFGKRLILPYQGHYVDMGEAYSGDPSRWDSAQITENWLFCKEENVTCGICWDPSLKLIRPEYPLGLEHNLGRISAGDVVRTKAIVVALNTFINWSDFRSFARKQKNPVVPMLDDHLELTIGGGNPFAPGELHAELIELKMTPLVGSLELYVQDDGGAERKASDIELLREQDLRSAGFEISSEEKKSPGYSESGGKIRVVYRGEDRVQERSGLWYPQTETTATCEMEEGPAGPIYSVSNGVLSIAAAPEFGSFVHSLKHKGEEWLDSSYPEAVPRSWWNPWHGGLGVEIPGMGGFSRLQEPRNAASVERVDVHGNVWKGLRITTSIEKQEANRGITINQHYLMLPGVPVLCVLHSVTNESGLALPHYSLSEDSYFKPSPLLSEGWMEVPEEGKFLLGKAEAHLDSKGIMRIGSATRKDMLHIVNSYPNQRGSAYVNNQVFTYGVNHRLPLLNGETAWTQPSFLITGEIVLNPEDVQGLLKLTFNSPTDNKETTNADY from the coding sequence ATGACAGCAAAAACTATAGCGGAACAAATCCGCATTATTGAATATGATCCTTCCTACGCTGGAGCAGTCGCTGAGATGTGGAACCGCAGCAACGAAAGCTGGGGCGGCGGCACCAACCAGAAAACAGAGGATATGGTGCGCAGAGAGATGGAGCTTTCGTCCAATCTTTATGATTTTCTCGCTGTCGATGGCCAGGAGGTAGTTGGCTTCTGCAGTTTCGCTCACTACCGTCATGACGAAGGTGCGTTGTATGTTCCGCTATTAAATGTGCGACCCGATTATCATGGTTACAAGGTCGGTCGCAATTTGATTCTAAACGCCGTCCGCAAAACAGTCGAAGCGGGCTGGCCGCGACTCGATCTTTTTACTTGGGCAGGTAACACTAAGGCTGTGCCGATGTATAAGAAATGCGGATTCTTCTGGGAACAAAATGAAGATTACGTCCATCTAATGAACTTCATTCCAACCGTTCTGCAAACGGAAGCGCTTGCCCCGTATTTAGAGGAACTAGATTGGTATGCAGACAGTACTCGCGAACTCCCCATCCAGCCGGATGGTCGCCGGGAGCGTGGTTTTGACTTCTTTGATTACACTTGGCAAAAGGGAGAACTTTCCTTGCGGGCAGAATTTGAGAAGAGTGGCCGCGGGCTGACCGCTCTCGACACACCCGATTATGAAATATTTACTGAGATCGAAGATCACGATCTTGTATTCGGCTCCACCTATAAGATCCGCTACCACATCAAGAATCGCTCTGCATCTGAGCTTTCGATTGAGATCAAAGGCCAGAACGACAAGAATATCCGTTTTGGCCTGGTCGCTGCACCAACGCTCGCTCCAGGAGAAACGGTCATTGTGGAGGGAGATTTCGAGCTTGATCCTGTTCGGGAGGAGCAAAATGATAAGAAGACCCACCCTGTTATTGTGAGCAAATGGCTCATCGGTGGCAAGCGTGCTGAGTTCCGCATGGGTGTTGCACCTAAATTTCCGGTCAAGATGAAGATAGAGCTGCCAACAAGGGAATTATATCCGGGCCTTCCGGCCGAAATTTATCTGAACGCGGAGAATAATTTTGCCTTGGAAGCGGAGTTCGCTTTTGACTTGCCTGAGGATGAATTCTTGGAATGGAAAGATCGTACGGTACGCTTCACGGTTCCGGCTAAGAGTAAAGCCTCTGTCCGAGTCCCCTTCACTCTTCGGTCATACGGTCTTTATTCACGTGATGTTGAGGTAACGGCTATTCCATCTGGTAAGAAGGCCGTTTCCTTCACAAGCAAGTTGTCCATCCTAATGAAGGGAACACATGGCCGCTATGGTGGAGAAAATGGGGATCAGTGGGTCGCCGTGAACGGTGCATTCTCCCTCCATATGGGCAAGATTGACAATGCCATGTGGATTGAATATCCCGGCTCTAGCCACAACTTCTGGTGGACTTATCCGAAGTTAGGCAAGCCGTTCGCAGAGGAATTCTCCAAGAAGCAGGCCAAAGAAGTGAATATCTATTCGGAAGGGGAGAGCCAGGTTCTAAGAGCCCTCTACGAGTCGGAAGAATTCCCGGGTCTGGAGATAACAACGGTAGCCAAGCTGTTCGCGAACGGAATTGCTGAGTTTCATCACGAGATCAGCAATACCAGCAGCAATGCGCTGGAAGAGAACATGTATGTGCTGACGAATTTCGGTTTCTTCGGCAAGCGGCTCATCCTCCCATACCAAGGCCATTACGTAGACATGGGAGAGGCTTACTCTGGCGATCCAAGTCGTTGGGATAGTGCCCAGATTACCGAGAACTGGCTGTTCTGCAAGGAAGAGAACGTCACATGTGGAATCTGCTGGGATCCTTCTCTGAAGCTGATTCGCCCAGAATACCCACTTGGGCTGGAGCATAATCTTGGCCGAATTTCCGCCGGAGATGTCGTACGGACAAAGGCGATTGTTGTTGCACTGAATACCTTCATCAACTGGTCGGATTTCCGCTCCTTCGCCCGAAAGCAGAAGAATCCGGTCGTACCTATGCTGGACGATCATCTAGAATTAACAATTGGCGGCGGAAATCCCTTTGCACCGGGGGAGCTTCATGCAGAACTAATCGAACTTAAGATGACTCCGCTTGTTGGAAGCCTCGAACTGTATGTACAAGACGACGGCGGAGCGGAGCGGAAGGCTTCTGACATTGAGTTGCTAAGGGAGCAGGATTTGCGCTCCGCGGGCTTTGAAATCTCTTCTGAGGAAAAGAAATCGCCGGGATACAGCGAATCCGGTGGGAAGATCCGGGTCGTCTATCGCGGAGAGGATCGCGTTCAGGAGCGGTCGGGTCTCTGGTACCCTCAGACGGAAACAACCGCAACTTGCGAGATGGAAGAAGGTCCTGCTGGTCCTATATATTCGGTGAGCAACGGAGTTCTCTCCATAGCGGCTGCCCCTGAGTTCGGAAGCTTCGTGCATTCTTTGAAACACAAAGGAGAAGAATGGCTGGATAGCTCCTATCCAGAAGCGGTCCCACGTTCTTGGTGGAATCCTTGGCATGGAGGACTCGGTGTGGAAATTCCAGGAATGGGAGGATTCAGTCGGTTACAGGAGCCAAGAAACGCTGCCTCTGTGGAACGAGTTGATGTTCACGGCAACGTCTGGAAGGGACTACGAATCACCACTTCCATCGAGAAACAGGAAGCGAACCGTGGGATCACAATTAACCAGCATTACCTTATGCTTCCCGGCGTCCCTGTTCTCTGTGTACTGCATTCGGTGACTAACGAAAGTGGATTGGCTCTGCCACATTACTCGCTATCGGAGGATAGTTACTTCAAGCCTTCGCCACTCTTATCCGAAGGATGGATGGAAGTCCCCGAGGAAGGCAAGTTCCTTCTTGGGAAAGCCGAAGCCCATCTTGATTCCAAGGGGATCATGCGAATCGGTTCGGCTACGCGTAAGGACATGCTGCATATTGTAAATAGTTATCCCAATCAGAGGGGTTCAGCGTATGTAAACAATCAGGTGTTTACTTACGGTGTTAATCATCGCCTTCCGCTTCTGAATGGAGAAACCGCTTGGACACAGCCGAGCTTCCTAATCACGGGAGAGATAGTCCTAAATCCAGAGGATGTACAAGGCCTACTGAAGCTCACCTTTAATAGTCCTACTGACAACAAGGAGACCACAAATGCCGATTATTGA
- a CDS encoding CAP domain-containing protein, producing the protein MHAKQTKNEMHARNVTTTSNLTQASSISTTDAGNSTITAKQAAPTGDSNWLDWLIRNNAPIGSGGQAGVAQPSANPQMTANPLPSVNPQQPANPKGSANSSQSVQQVLNLVNKERTNAGLKSLSLNSELSKMAMAKAKDMYDNNYFDHQSPTYGSPFDMMKAFGISYRSAGENIAKGQKSAEEVMNQWMNSPGHRANILNSSFTEIGIATYNTEWVQEFIGL; encoded by the coding sequence ATGCATGCTAAACAAACAAAGAATGAAATGCATGCGCGTAATGTCACTACAACGTCAAACTTAACGCAAGCATCTTCCATTTCCACAACGGATGCAGGGAATTCAACGATTACGGCTAAACAAGCAGCACCTACTGGCGATTCGAATTGGCTAGATTGGCTCATAAGAAATAACGCACCAATAGGCTCAGGAGGTCAGGCTGGAGTTGCGCAACCATCCGCCAATCCGCAAATGACAGCCAATCCGCTACCTTCGGTCAATCCGCAGCAGCCCGCCAATCCTAAGGGGTCCGCTAATTCATCTCAATCCGTACAGCAAGTACTGAATCTGGTGAATAAAGAACGAACGAACGCAGGCTTGAAGTCCCTTAGTTTAAATAGTGAGCTCTCGAAAATGGCTATGGCTAAGGCGAAGGATATGTATGACAATAATTATTTTGATCATCAGTCTCCGACTTATGGATCCCCGTTTGATATGATGAAGGCATTCGGGATTAGCTATCGCTCAGCAGGTGAAAACATCGCCAAAGGCCAGAAGAGCGCGGAGGAAGTAATGAACCAATGGATGAACAGTCCTGGTCATCGTGCCAATATCCTGAATAGTAGCTTCACCGAAATTGGAATAGCTACCTATAACACTGAATGGGTTCAAGAATTTATTGGTTTGTGA
- a CDS encoding Gfo/Idh/MocA family oxidoreductase — MSKVFRVGIIGCGGIANGKHLPSLSKQSKVEIVAFCDIIKERAIDAAAKYGSAEAIVYTDYTELLKDHSIDIIHVLTPNDAHAEISIAALEAGKHVMCEKPMAKTAADAKRMVEAAKRTGKKLTIGYDNRYREDSLYLKKACESGELGHIYFAKAHAIRRRAVPTWGVFLDEEKQGGGPLIDIGTHALDLTLWMMDNYKPKVVLGTKYHELSQKEEAANAWGPWDPKKFTVEDSAFGMIVMENGATIMLEASWALNSLDVHEAKCSLSGTEAGADMKDGLRINGEKFSKLYTNEIELGAGGVAYYEGKAESAPDIELRKWIEAIEQDKDPVVTPEQAYVVSQILEAIYESAQTGKAVYLD; from the coding sequence ATGAGTAAAGTCTTTCGCGTAGGAATTATTGGATGTGGTGGAATTGCGAATGGCAAGCATCTTCCAAGTTTGAGCAAGCAAAGTAAAGTAGAGATCGTTGCTTTTTGTGACATTATTAAAGAGCGGGCTATTGATGCGGCTGCGAAATATGGAAGTGCTGAAGCTATTGTCTATACGGATTATACAGAATTATTGAAAGATCATTCTATTGATATTATTCATGTGCTTACCCCTAATGACGCTCATGCAGAAATTTCAATTGCTGCCCTAGAAGCAGGAAAACACGTTATGTGCGAAAAACCAATGGCCAAGACAGCAGCAGATGCCAAGCGAATGGTTGAAGCGGCGAAACGTACAGGCAAGAAGCTAACGATAGGATATGACAATCGATACAGAGAAGACAGCTTATATTTGAAAAAAGCATGTGAGTCCGGGGAGCTTGGGCATATTTATTTTGCGAAAGCACATGCCATCAGACGGAGAGCTGTGCCGACATGGGGAGTTTTCCTTGATGAAGAGAAACAAGGGGGCGGGCCTCTGATCGATATCGGAACCCATGCACTTGATCTAACACTTTGGATGATGGATAACTATAAACCAAAAGTCGTATTGGGTACCAAATATCATGAGCTGTCTCAAAAAGAAGAGGCTGCGAATGCTTGGGGACCGTGGGATCCGAAGAAATTCACCGTTGAAGACTCAGCTTTTGGAATGATCGTGATGGAGAATGGTGCTACGATCATGCTGGAAGCGAGCTGGGCTCTCAATTCACTGGACGTACATGAAGCGAAGTGCAGCTTAAGCGGGACTGAAGCTGGCGCCGATATGAAGGACGGTCTTAGAATAAACGGAGAGAAATTCAGCAAGCTGTACACCAATGAAATTGAGCTTGGTGCAGGCGGAGTAGCCTACTATGAAGGAAAAGCAGAAAGTGCACCTGATATCGAATTAAGAAAGTGGATCGAGGCCATCGAACAGGATAAGGACCCGGTTGTAACTCCTGAACAAGCTTATGTTGTTTCACAGATATTAGAAGCGATTTATGAATCTGCACAAACGGGTAAGGCTGTGTATTTGGATTAG
- a CDS encoding helix-turn-helix domain-containing protein, with protein MSNFPYEMMFEKQDMLERLDISILWGHYEITVLRFHLTSFPPGRVIDFHNHSEFEFHFIPRGKGEVILGDLRYPLSEGLFYLTGPGVMHRQEADVEESMEELCLHVDIIEKIRDEVDPWEVAEAETCVKKLRQLPLVPAQDYHRAMKCFLEAYEACDGKLTGYYTSIKHLVISILLKAVRAYDSGGIRTEAPVRDMLTYRYQYAIQYMEANYSGTVTLENVAEKLNISSRQLQRVFKQVNAEQSFSRALENIRLQAVCRKLEESNFPIEQIAQSEGFTNATYLHIVFRKRLGMTPATYRNSKQTN; from the coding sequence TTGAGTAACTTTCCCTATGAGATGATGTTTGAGAAGCAGGATATGCTTGAAAGATTGGATATTTCGATCCTGTGGGGACATTACGAGATTACAGTTCTTAGATTTCATTTGACATCCTTTCCACCGGGAAGAGTTATCGATTTCCATAATCATTCTGAATTCGAATTTCATTTTATTCCGCGAGGAAAGGGAGAAGTTATTCTTGGCGATCTGAGATATCCATTATCGGAGGGATTGTTCTATTTAACCGGACCGGGTGTCATGCATCGCCAAGAGGCGGATGTAGAGGAATCCATGGAAGAGCTATGTCTACATGTCGACATAATAGAAAAGATCAGAGATGAAGTAGACCCTTGGGAGGTTGCGGAAGCCGAGACCTGTGTTAAGAAGCTAAGGCAATTACCATTGGTCCCAGCACAAGATTATCACAGAGCTATGAAGTGTTTTCTCGAAGCGTATGAAGCTTGTGATGGGAAGTTGACGGGTTATTATACTTCAATTAAGCATCTCGTAATCAGCATTTTATTAAAAGCAGTAAGAGCATATGATTCAGGCGGGATCCGAACAGAGGCGCCGGTTAGAGATATGTTAACTTATCGGTATCAATACGCGATACAATATATGGAAGCGAATTATTCAGGAACGGTTACCTTGGAGAATGTTGCAGAAAAGCTCAATATTAGTTCCAGGCAGTTGCAGCGAGTATTTAAGCAAGTAAATGCAGAACAATCTTTCAGTAGGGCTCTTGAGAACATTCGATTGCAAGCGGTCTGCCGCAAACTTGAAGAAAGTAACTTTCCGATCGAACAAATTGCTCAATCGGAAGGATTTACGAATGCGACGTATTTGCATATTGTTTTCCGCAAGCGGTTGGGCATGACTCCAGCGACTTATCGAAACAGCAAGCAAACTAATTAG
- a CDS encoding Gfo/Idh/MocA family oxidoreductase, translating to MTIRIGKISYWHVHAWDYTKQAQEHEDTVLVAVWDEDTERGKKAAESLNVPFFESLDDLLAQEDIDAVIVDAPTNVHKDVIVAAAKAGKHIFTEKVIAPTHKEVEEIISAVEENKVKLTVSLPRLNDGYTLSIQEVLSQELLGEITYVRVRLSHNGATENWLPDHFYSLEQCGGGALIDLGCHPMYLTKLFLDQDVTGVSANFGYVTGKEVEDNAVVTLFTNSGAIGVVEAGFVNSHSPFTIEVHGTEGTLLYGTPEDKLLLRTNKSVDKEEGWKEVALHTNSESAFHQWVHHIQNNTLATQNIQMAVELTRLIEAANRSAKEGCVIRLADASLPIG from the coding sequence ATGACGATTAGAATAGGTAAGATTAGCTATTGGCATGTGCATGCTTGGGACTATACGAAGCAAGCTCAAGAGCATGAGGATACTGTATTGGTTGCTGTTTGGGATGAAGATACAGAGCGTGGGAAAAAAGCTGCCGAAAGCTTAAATGTTCCTTTTTTCGAATCACTGGATGACCTGCTTGCGCAAGAGGATATTGATGCCGTCATAGTGGATGCGCCAACCAACGTGCATAAAGATGTTATAGTGGCTGCTGCCAAAGCTGGCAAACATATTTTTACGGAAAAAGTGATTGCCCCAACGCATAAAGAAGTCGAAGAAATTATAAGCGCAGTTGAAGAGAATAAGGTGAAGTTAACAGTTTCCTTACCTCGTCTAAATGATGGATACACCTTATCGATTCAAGAAGTTCTAAGTCAAGAACTGCTCGGAGAGATTACTTACGTTAGAGTTCGTTTATCCCATAATGGGGCTACGGAAAACTGGCTTCCCGATCATTTCTATAGCTTGGAACAATGTGGTGGCGGAGCTTTGATTGATCTAGGCTGTCATCCTATGTATTTGACGAAGCTTTTTTTAGATCAAGATGTGACCGGTGTAAGTGCTAATTTTGGTTATGTAACGGGCAAGGAAGTAGAAGATAATGCAGTGGTGACGCTGTTTACGAATTCTGGAGCTATTGGTGTAGTGGAGGCTGGGTTTGTTAATAGTCATTCGCCGTTTACGATCGAGGTCCATGGAACCGAGGGAACGCTTCTTTACGGAACACCAGAGGATAAACTACTTCTTAGAACGAACAAATCCGTTGATAAAGAGGAAGGTTGGAAAGAAGTAGCCTTGCATACTAATAGTGAAAGCGCATTCCACCAATGGGTTCATCACATTCAAAATAATACGCTCGCTACACAAAATATTCAAATGGCTGTGGAGCTTACGAGATTAATCGAGGCGGCGAATCGCTCGGCTAAAGAAGGCTGTGTAATTCGGTTAGCTGATGCAAGTCTCCCAATCGGTTAG
- a CDS encoding GNAT family N-acetyltransferase, with product MNNTNHFTIAALTEADYESTCQVFEESISDAFDKEGLGHSLEDKQSEIDHKQHKALSSLDQANSDTYFFIAKFNETVVGTISYGPCGEAIQTCTEHHLDHLGELGSLYVVPGYQGQGIGSALIKEMMNFLKEHSYGLAMYCK from the coding sequence ATGAATAATACGAATCATTTTACAATTGCAGCACTCACTGAGGCCGATTATGAATCTACATGCCAGGTGTTTGAAGAATCAATTTCAGATGCTTTTGACAAAGAGGGACTGGGTCACTCACTAGAGGATAAACAAAGTGAAATCGATCATAAACAGCACAAGGCGCTTTCCTCACTGGATCAGGCTAACTCAGATACTTATTTCTTTATCGCTAAATTTAATGAGACGGTTGTGGGTACGATTTCCTATGGTCCCTGTGGCGAAGCTATTCAGACCTGTACAGAACATCATTTGGATCATTTGGGGGAATTGGGCAGCTTATACGTTGTGCCAGGCTATCAGGGTCAAGGAATTGGCTCGGCATTAATTAAGGAAATGATGAACTTTCTAAAAGAACATTCATATGGTTTGGCTATGTATTGTAAGTGA
- a CDS encoding LysE family transporter translates to MNIISFLIYCVVATFTPGPANIVILSSAQHSGAKKSMSYVYGATMAFGLLLILSTLLNRVLVEVIPNILIIMQVIGSLYMLYLAYKIFKIGSMED, encoded by the coding sequence ATGAATATAATTTCCTTTCTAATTTATTGCGTTGTAGCTACATTTACACCCGGCCCTGCCAATATTGTTATTCTTTCTTCCGCGCAGCATTCCGGGGCTAAGAAATCTATGAGCTATGTATACGGGGCCACGATGGCTTTTGGATTATTGCTTATCCTTTCTACCCTGCTGAACCGTGTTCTGGTTGAGGTCATTCCTAATATCCTGATCATTATGCAAGTCATTGGGAGTTTATATATGCTCTACCTTGCTTATAAAATCTTTAAGATAGGTTCAATGGAAGACTAG
- the nagA gene encoding N-acetylglucosamine-6-phosphate deacetylase: MSYILQNVQVVLQNRIVPAANVWISEGKIMKIDTEDFSIPEGQYERMDGGGHLLVPGMIDVHIHGANGFDMMDGTEKSIQEVSSACAASGCTSFLATSVSSTLEDLLEMIRSVKRVIGHEVGAKIAGIHLEGPYLNPKRKGMQNEKYLRHPNLEEMKLIFQEAGSLIKMVTIAPELPGGMELISFLKEKGVVIAIAHSDATYEEAKQAFASGASHVTHCFNGMRPIHHRDPGVIVAAFEENHVSLQAIVDNVHLHPAIIRLMHNLKGPEGMVLITDALQAMGLGDGNYLFGGHHVTVSEGIARLEDGTLASSTVTMNEALRYTVETGIPLIDAVQMASTTPANILGLQHKGAITSGFDADLVLLDDEFKVRWTMVDGQIL, from the coding sequence ATGTCATATATTCTGCAAAATGTACAAGTGGTGCTTCAGAATCGTATTGTTCCAGCGGCTAATGTGTGGATTTCTGAAGGGAAAATCATGAAGATAGATACAGAGGATTTTTCGATTCCAGAGGGACAATATGAACGGATGGATGGCGGTGGCCATTTGTTAGTACCCGGGATGATAGATGTTCATATTCATGGCGCCAATGGTTTTGATATGATGGACGGTACTGAAAAGAGTATTCAAGAGGTTTCAAGTGCTTGTGCTGCATCTGGATGTACCTCATTTCTAGCAACATCTGTGAGTTCTACGTTGGAAGATCTTTTAGAAATGATTCGTAGTGTTAAACGTGTGATAGGACATGAAGTGGGAGCAAAGATTGCAGGCATTCACTTGGAGGGACCTTATCTGAACCCGAAGCGAAAAGGAATGCAGAACGAAAAGTATTTGCGGCATCCCAACTTAGAGGAAATGAAGCTCATTTTTCAAGAAGCTGGTTCACTCATTAAGATGGTTACAATTGCTCCGGAGCTGCCGGGAGGGATGGAGCTTATTTCCTTTCTGAAAGAAAAGGGAGTTGTTATAGCGATCGCTCATTCGGATGCTACTTATGAGGAAGCTAAACAAGCCTTTGCCTCGGGGGCAAGTCATGTTACGCATTGTTTTAATGGCATGCGACCGATCCATCACCGAGATCCAGGGGTAATCGTGGCTGCTTTTGAAGAGAATCATGTTAGTCTTCAAGCTATTGTAGACAATGTCCATCTGCATCCTGCTATTATTCGATTGATGCATAACCTGAAAGGACCGGAAGGAATGGTCTTAATTACAGATGCTTTGCAAGCCATGGGGTTGGGTGATGGAAATTATTTATTTGGAGGCCATCATGTTACAGTATCCGAGGGGATAGCGAGATTGGAGGATGGAACACTGGCTTCCAGTACAGTTACCATGAATGAAGCCTTACGTTATACTGTCGAGACCGGAATTCCCTTGATAGATGCCGTACAGATGGCTTCGACTACGCCGGCTAATATTCTTGGACTTCAACATAAGGGAGCAATAACATCTGGTTTTGATGCTGACCTGGTCCTCTTGGATGATGAATTTAAAGTGCGCTGGACAATGGTGGATGGTCAAATACTATAA
- a CDS encoding DeoR/GlpR family DNA-binding transcription regulator → MMYQEERLLKILEYLKQHQSMSVQEICTQFEVSRDTSRRDIVRLVQEGVVIRTHGGVSMPELQKELLSYQDRLIDESESKQRIGKTAAQLIQDHETVILDVSTTVQFVAEQISAKDITVVTHSIDNVGILSKREDLQIYVLGGYLNVKNRLLYGPSIIDKLSEIRADKAFIGASAIRADGLYYPYEEDVRVKREMARRSDQVILVADHTKFIGKSFFRLDFDCIDILITDRELPSEIREVLDQKNITVIECPEETEEAREQD, encoded by the coding sequence ATGATGTATCAAGAGGAGAGATTGTTAAAAATACTTGAATATTTGAAACAACACCAATCGATGAGTGTTCAAGAGATCTGTACGCAATTTGAAGTATCCAGAGATACCTCTCGTAGGGATATTGTTAGATTAGTACAAGAAGGCGTAGTGATCCGAACTCATGGAGGGGTATCGATGCCTGAGTTACAAAAAGAATTGTTATCTTATCAGGATCGATTGATCGATGAATCTGAGAGTAAGCAGAGAATAGGGAAGACTGCGGCGCAGCTAATCCAAGATCATGAGACTGTGATTTTAGATGTATCCACCACTGTACAGTTTGTAGCAGAACAGATCAGCGCGAAGGATATTACGGTTGTCACGCACTCGATAGATAACGTAGGGATCTTGTCAAAGCGGGAGGATCTGCAAATTTATGTTCTTGGTGGTTACTTGAATGTGAAAAACCGCTTGTTATATGGTCCTTCTATTATCGATAAACTTAGTGAAATCCGTGCTGATAAAGCTTTTATTGGAGCATCCGCGATCCGTGCTGATGGACTCTACTATCCATATGAAGAAGATGTACGGGTGAAGAGAGAAATGGCCCGAAGATCAGATCAAGTCATCTTAGTGGCTGATCACACCAAATTTATTGGCAAATCATTTTTCCGTCTAGACTTTGATTGCATTGATATTCTAATTACCGATCGAGAACTCCCAAGTGAGATCAGAGAAGTTCTAGATCAGAAGAACATCACAGTTATTGAATGTCCAGAAGAAACTGAAGAGGCTCGAGAGCAAGACTGA